From the Exiguobacterium marinum DSM 16307 genome, the window CATTAGCTGTTCCTTCATACCAATTTTTCCCCGACTGTGCTTGATAAGGTGGAAGAATCGCCAATCCTCCATTGCGACGATCTAAGTCCCATGCTGTCCCGATTCCTAAGTAACGATTCAATTCAAGTGGCTCGTATTGCGTCAATACCCCGACTGTTGTGATTCCTGAGTTCGTGCAGTTTGACAATGGGAAATCGATAATTCGGTACTTTCCGCCGAAATTCACGGCTGGTTTCGCCGTTTTTCGCGTGAGAGGCCCTAATCGTTTTCCTTCTCCTCCCGCAAGGAGCATCGCAACCATTTCTTGCTTCATAAATAATAAGCCTCCTCAAAATCGTAATATACAACCTCTTTTACCCTTTTTCGCTCTTTCCTAAAGTATTCCTTCTCGAATTATTATATGATAACGTTTACATTTTTTATTTTTTTATAAATTTGACGATATAATGAATAGAAAGAGGTGATTGGATGAGAGCTTGGATTGGAACTTTATTTTTCGCTGGACTTTTAGCGACTTCCTTAACACTCACAAACGCATTGAAAGAAGAGATTGATAAAACTGAAGAGATTTTATCGTGGGGAGAAGAACTGGTGTCGGCGCAACCACTCTCGTCGAAACATGCCATCACACTCGCATACAATGGTGGGGAACAACAAATTTATTTGGCTGGCCGTAGAAATGATGTAACTCCAAAGGCGTTGCCTAAACACATTCAAGAAGCCATCATGACTATTGAAGACCGTAAATTCAATGCTCATCCCGGTTATGATTTGAGCGGAATCGCCCGTGCGTTTATCAATAACGCGAACGAGACATCCGTTCAAGGTGGGAGCACGATCACACAACAGCTCGCACGAAACGTCTACCTCACACATGAGCGAACATATGAACGAAAAGTGAAGGAATTGTTAATCGCGCAAGCGCTTGAAAAAAACTATAGCAAAAAAGAAATTTTAACAGCTTATAGCAATGTCATATTCTTTGGACATAACGTATATGGGATTCAATCTGCGGCTGATACATACTTTTCAAGGCCGCTCGCTGATTTGAATTGGAATCAACTGGCCTATCTGTTGACGGTACCGAATAATCCGTCCCTTTACGACCCGCTCAATCCTACAGAAGCTTATTTTGAACGGAAGGACCGGATTTTGACACAATTGTTTGAAGCAAGTATCCTCTCAAAGAGTGCCTACGATCAGTATCACGGCGTGAAGCTAGAAGCATCATATCGCAGTCAAACAATCCAATACCCGGACTATATGGATACAGCCGTCCGCGAGGCGATTCAATTGGTACGTACGCGCTATGACTTGGACGATACCGAAGCAAGAGATTATTTATCTACCCATGAAGCAACGATTGAGACTTACTTATCGACAGGGAAACAGAAACAAGCAAAACGGGTGATGAGTCAACTTCCTCCCGGGCTGAACGGAGGCTATACGGAACTGACACCTCAAGGACGAATCGTGGCAATGGTCGATTCAGAAATGACACAAGTCGGTGAGTTCAACCGGGCGACACAGGCGTATCGCCAACCAGGATCAGCCATCAAACCAATTCTCGTGTTCGCACCATTTATCGAAGACACTGGTGCGACGCTTGACACAGTACTCGATGGACGACCGACCTGTTACGGTTCGTATTGTCCCGGGAATAGCCACGACCGCGTGTTAGGTGATGTCTTGTTAAAGGACGCGGTCGCCTACTCGTATAACACACCTGCTCTCGCCGCCTTCTCAGCGATTGATCAAGAGAGGGCGTATAAGACGGCAGACATGATGTTCAGTCAATGGGATGAACAGGATGAGAACTTAGCTAGCGCTCTTGGTGGACTCACACAAGGAGTCTCTCCGAGAGAACTGGCAGCCGCCTACACACCGTTCTTAAACAAAGGTGTCTATACATCAGGACATACGATCAAACAAATCAAATTCAAGTCCGGGGAGCCGACATTGACGCCAATTTTGACCAAAGAGGCCATTTGGTCTACGGATACCATGGACGTGATGAAGAAAGCATTATCGACCGTCACCACGTACGGGACGGGACGCTATGCGAATCGAGTGAAAGGCGACTACGATTATCTCGGAGGCAAGACGGGAACGACAAACGACAATAAAGACATGTGGTACGTCGGACTGACCGATCGCACCATCACCGCCATTTGGCTTGGTGCCGACACACCTCGTCCGTTCCCAGAACTCGCCAACCGTGCGTATCCAGCGATTGTTTGGACGGAGTCGCATTAAAAAGGAGTCAGCCGCTGAAAAGTGGGCTGACTCCTTTTGTTCTATTTCCGACGTTCAATCTGAAGTCGATATGCTCCCCAATGTTCCTTCAACTCGTCGTGATCGATCAGTTTCCAAGGGTTGAAACGAACTTGACCATGTTTGTTGAAATAGAGTCCATCTCTCACACAGTAACTCGCATGAATCAGTTGCCCTTGGTCGTTCCAAAACGTCAGGACGTCATTCGACCTTGGCGCATCATCCTTCACGGTTTCGTACCCACTTCGCTTTAGTGTCTGAAGGAATGTCTCCGGATGAACCCATTGGTGAACGATTTGTTCGTTTCCTGTGACCGCAAACAACGTCGCTGCGAGACAGTTACTTCCCTCCTGGATTGGAAACCGATTTGCATAGTCCGCAAGATACGAGGCAATCGAGTCATCACAGGGTTCCCCTTCCCAACGATCCCACTCCTTCGCATAGTCGAGCAGAAGAGAATGACGCATCTCGATGTCGAGAGCATTCCAATTTTGCGAATGCAAGACGATTACATGCGTGCCGTCCTTCTCTACAATCGCCTCATTCGATAGACGTTTCATCTGCTCGTCCGATATCGGCAAAACGAGACCGCGATTTGTCATCACTTGATATTCCAATAGACGTGTTTTGACATGACCCTGCAACTCCGCCAAAAAACCAGAGAACGCATGGATGATATGGGTCACCTCCTGACCCATCTGCCATGTCACATACGGATTCGTAATTCCAGGTCTTCGGTAAATAGGATGAGTGACAAATTCTTGTCTCGGGATAATAAGACAGGAAACCGGTAAGTCATCGAGGAACGAGGAATCAATCCAATACAATGTTTCCTCAGGTACGAATGAATGACACCATGCTTCCATCACATCAAAGGTCGGTTCAAAGCATTCTTTCATAAGATGATATCTCCGACAGAATTAAACAAGCGAAGGACCGACCAACCTAACCCACTGATCAACGTCGCCCACATAACGGCCTGCATGAGCAATAAGCCGATGGCACGTGGGACAGACATCGATTGGCTTACTTGCCAGACATAGTAAAAGAGATACATCAAGAGCGTTCCTACGAGGACGGCGATGACGGCGAGTAACGTGTTCAAAAAGAGAAAGCTGATTCCAGACCCGATGAGGAAGATGATGGCCCCAGGTTTGAGCCGATGAAGTGACGTCCCATTCGTCTCCCGCGCAAAAAAGGCGAAACCGAGTTGATTGAACGTATCGGCAACCAACTTGAATGCGCTAAACAACATAAAGAAAATCGTGAAGAATACGACGAGCACAAGCACTTTTGTCTCTTGCACGGATAACAGTTCGATGATTTCACTATATACGCCAATTTGATTCAGCCATTGGATCACATACTCGGATGTCGCGATCGCAAGTGACGTGGAAAACAAAATAATTCCG encodes:
- a CDS encoding DUF5366 family protein, whose translation is MKTNVYLLSYAPLIGIILFSTSLAIATSEYVIQWLNQIGVYSEIIELLSVQETKVLVLVVFFTIFFMLFSAFKLVADTFNQLGFAFFARETNGTSLHRLKPGAIIFLIGSGISFLFLNTLLAVIAVLVGTLLMYLFYYVWQVSQSMSVPRAIGLLLMQAVMWATLISGLGWSVLRLFNSVGDIIL
- a CDS encoding transglycosylase domain-containing protein, whose protein sequence is MRAWIGTLFFAGLLATSLTLTNALKEEIDKTEEILSWGEELVSAQPLSSKHAITLAYNGGEQQIYLAGRRNDVTPKALPKHIQEAIMTIEDRKFNAHPGYDLSGIARAFINNANETSVQGGSTITQQLARNVYLTHERTYERKVKELLIAQALEKNYSKKEILTAYSNVIFFGHNVYGIQSAADTYFSRPLADLNWNQLAYLLTVPNNPSLYDPLNPTEAYFERKDRILTQLFEASILSKSAYDQYHGVKLEASYRSQTIQYPDYMDTAVREAIQLVRTRYDLDDTEARDYLSTHEATIETYLSTGKQKQAKRVMSQLPPGLNGGYTELTPQGRIVAMVDSEMTQVGEFNRATQAYRQPGSAIKPILVFAPFIEDTGATLDTVLDGRPTCYGSYCPGNSHDRVLGDVLLKDAVAYSYNTPALAAFSAIDQERAYKTADMMFSQWDEQDENLASALGGLTQGVSPRELAAAYTPFLNKGVYTSGHTIKQIKFKSGEPTLTPILTKEAIWSTDTMDVMKKALSTVTTYGTGRYANRVKGDYDYLGGKTGTTNDNKDMWYVGLTDRTITAIWLGADTPRPFPELANRAYPAIVWTESH